One genomic window of Phaenicophaeus curvirostris isolate KB17595 chromosome 21, BPBGC_Pcur_1.0, whole genome shotgun sequence includes the following:
- the RABGEF1 gene encoding rab5 GDP/GTP exchange factor isoform X1 encodes MHSKEKMNLKSERRGIHVDQSELLCKKGCGYYGNPAWQGFCSKCWREEYHKARQKQIQEDWELAERLQREEEEAYASSQSTQGAQSLTFSKFEEKKTNEKTRKVTTVKKFFTASSRTGAKKAAQEKIVKQGQLGRERNADNILRDLKEIFTPSWELASPTEVLAGKLKEIQEAKAPSPSINRQASIETDRVSKEFIEFLKTYHKSGQDIYKQCKLFLDTMNHKRDLSIEEQSECAQDFYQNVAEKLQTRWKVSPEKVEKAMDQIEKYIMTRQYKYVFCPETTDDEKKDLAVQKRIRALHWVTPQMLCVPVNEEIPEVSDMVVKAITDIIEMDSKRVPRDKLACITKCSKHIFNAIKITKNEPASADDFLPTLIYIVLKGNPPRLQSNIQYITRFCNPSRLMTGEDGYYFTNLCCAVAFIEKLDAQSLNLSQEDFDRFMTGQTSPKKQESENFSPDVCLGVKQMYKNLDLLSQLNERQERIVNEAKKLEKDLIDWTDGITKEVQDIVEKYPLEIKPKNQALAAIDSENVENDKLPPPLQPQVYAG; translated from the exons ggagaaaatgaaccTGAAATCTGAACGCAGAGGAATCCACGTTGATCAGTCGGAGCTACTGTGCAAGAAGGGATGTGGTTACTATGGCAATCCTGCTTGGCAAGGATTTTGCTCCAAGTGCTGGAGAGAGGAATACCATAAGGCCAGGCAGAAACAGATCCAGGAGGATTGGGAGTTGGCAGAGCG GCTCCAACGTGAGGAGGAAGAAGCGTATGCCAGCAGCCAGAGCACCCAAGGGGCACAGTCACTGACCTTTTCAaagtttgaagaaaagaaaaccaatgagaaaacacGGAAGGTCACTActgtgaagaagttcttcactgCTTCTTCCAGAACGGGAGCTAAGAAGG cGGCTCAAGAGAAAATCGTTAAGCAAGGACAGCTTGGGAGGGAGCGCAATGCTGATAACATTCTCAGGGATTTGAAGGAGATTTTTACTCCCTCCTGGGAACTGGCTTCCCCTACTGAAG TGTTGGCTGGCAAGTTGAAAG AGATCCAAGAAGCCAAGGCTCCCAGCCCTTCTATAAACAGGCAGGCTAGCATCGAGACAGATCGAGTGTCCAAGGAGTTCATAGAATTTCTCAAGACATATCATAAATCTGGACAAGATATCTATAAGCAATGTAAACTCTTTTTGGACACGATGAATCATAAAAGG GACTTAAGTATTGAGGAGCAGTCAGAGTGTGCCCAGGACTTCTACCAAAACGTAGCAGAGAAGCTACAGACACGTTGGAAAG TGTCCCCTGAAAAAGTTGAGAAGGCAATGGATCAGATTGAAAAATATATCATGACTCGACAGTATAAATATGTCTTTTGCCCTGAAACAACTGATGATGAGAAGAAAGATCTTGCTGTCCAGAAGAGAATCAG GGCTTTGCATTGGGTAACTCCACAAATGCTGTGTGTTCCTGTCAATGAGGAAATCCCTGAAGTCTCAGATATGGTTGTAAAAGCAATTACAG ATATTATCGAAATGGATTCAAAGCGTGTCCCTCGTGATAAGCTAGCATGCATCACCAAGTGCAGCAAGCATATATTTAATGCtattaaaatcacaaaaaatgAACCAGCTTCTGCTGACGACTTTCTTCCAACACTTATATACATTGTTTTGAAGGGAAACCCACCCCGCCTGCAGTCTAACATCCAGTATATAACACGCTTCTGTAATCCGAGCAGGTTAATGACGGGGGAAGATGGCTACTATTTCACCAATCTG TGCTGTGCTGTGGCCTTCATTGAAAAACTGGACGCCCAGTCGTTAAATCTAAGCCAAGAAGATTTTGATCGCTTTATGACTGGTCAAACATCCCCAAAGAAGCAAGAATCTGAGAATTTTTCACCTGACGTTTGCCTGGGTGTAAAGCAAATGTATAAAAACTTAGACCTCCTATCTCAGTTGAATGAGAGACAGGAAAGAATCGTCAATGAAGCCAAGAAGCTTGAGAAAGACCTAATAGATTGGACTGATGGAATTACAAAGGAAGTCCAAGATATTGTTGAGAAATATCCATTAGAAATAAAGCCAAAAAATCAAGCCTTAGCAGCTATTGACTCTGAAAATGTGGAGAATGACAAGCTGCCCCCTCCACTGCAGCCTCAGGTCTATGCAGGATAA
- the TMEM248 gene encoding transmembrane protein 248: MFNINLLENLKLYISSRPPLVVFMISVSAMAIAFLTLGYFFKIKEIKSPEMTEDWNTFLLRFNDLDFCISENETLKHLMNDTTTPESTVTSGQARSSTQSPQTLEDSGPINISVTITLTLDPLRPFGGYSRNVTHLSSTIFGHQIGLSGRESHEEINITFTLPAAWNSDDCVLHGHCEQVVFATCMTVTAASNVFPVTVQPPHCVPETYSNATLWYKIFTTARDSNTKYAQDYNPFWCYKGAIGKVYHALNPKLTVIVPDDDRSLINLHLMHTSYFLFVMVITMFCYAVIKGRPSKLRQSNTEFCSEKVALSEA, translated from the exons ATGTTCAACATAAACCTGTTGGAGAACCTGAAGCTCTACATCAGCAGTCGCCCTCCGCTTGTGGTCTTTATGATCAGTGTGAGCGCTATGGCAATAGCTTTCCTGACGCTGGGCTATTTCTTCAAAATCAAGGAGATCAAGTCACCTGAAATGACGGAG GACTGGAATACTTTTCTCCTGAGGTTTAATGATTTGGACTTCTGTATATCCGAGAATGAAACCTTAAAGCATCTCATGAACGATACCACGACTCCGGAGAGCACCGTGACGAGCGGACAGGCGAGGTCTTCCACACAATCTCCACAAACACTCGAGGACTCTGGCCCGATAAACATCTCTGTTACAATCACGCTGACCCTGGACCCACTCCGACCGTTTGGTGGATATTCTCGCAATGTCACACACCTAAGCTCCACAATTTTTGGGCACCAAATTGGACTCTCAG gCAGAGAATCCCATGAGGAGATAAATATTACATTCACCCTGCCGGCTGCCTGGAATTCGGATGACTGCGTTCTCCATGGCCACTGCGAGCAGGTGGTGTTCGCAACCTGCATGACCGTGACAGCAGCCAGCAATGTATTTCCCGTCACAGT tcAGCCACCACATTGTGTTCCTGAAACATACAGCAACGCTACGCTTTGGTACAAGATCTTCACCACAGCCAGGGACTCTAATACAAAATACGCACAGGATTATAACCCGTTCTGGTGTTACAAAGGAGCGATCGGAAAAGTGTATCATGCTTTAAACCCCAAGCTAACTGTTATAGTTCCAGAT GATGATCGCTCCCTAATAAACCTGCATCTCATGCACACcagttatttcctttttgtgatgGTGATTACAATGTTCTGCTATGCAGTCATTAAAGGCAGACCAAGCAAACTGCGGCAGAGCAATACAGAGTTCTGCTCTGAAAAG GTTGCTTTGTCAGAAGCATGA
- the RABGEF1 gene encoding rab5 GDP/GTP exchange factor isoform X3: protein MHSKEKMNLKSERRGIHVDQSELLCKKGCGYYGNPAWQGFCSKCWREEYHKARQKQIQEDWELAERLQREEEEAYASSQSTQGAQSLTFSKFEEKKTNEKTRKVTTVKKFFTASSRTGAKKAAQEKIVKQGQLGRERNADNILRDLKEIFTPSWELASPTEEIQEAKAPSPSINRQASIETDRVSKEFIEFLKTYHKSGQDIYKQCKLFLDTMNHKRDLSIEEQSECAQDFYQNVAEKLQTRWKVSPEKVEKAMDQIEKYIMTRQYKYVFCPETTDDEKKDLAVQKRIRALHWVTPQMLCVPVNEEIPEVSDMVVKAITDIIEMDSKRVPRDKLACITKCSKHIFNAIKITKNEPASADDFLPTLIYIVLKGNPPRLQSNIQYITRFCNPSRLMTGEDGYYFTNLCCAVAFIEKLDAQSLNLSQEDFDRFMTGQTSPKKQESENFSPDVCLGVKQMYKNLDLLSQLNERQERIVNEAKKLEKDLIDWTDGITKEVQDIVEKYPLEIKPKNQALAAIDSENVENDKLPPPLQPQVYAG from the exons ggagaaaatgaaccTGAAATCTGAACGCAGAGGAATCCACGTTGATCAGTCGGAGCTACTGTGCAAGAAGGGATGTGGTTACTATGGCAATCCTGCTTGGCAAGGATTTTGCTCCAAGTGCTGGAGAGAGGAATACCATAAGGCCAGGCAGAAACAGATCCAGGAGGATTGGGAGTTGGCAGAGCG GCTCCAACGTGAGGAGGAAGAAGCGTATGCCAGCAGCCAGAGCACCCAAGGGGCACAGTCACTGACCTTTTCAaagtttgaagaaaagaaaaccaatgagaaaacacGGAAGGTCACTActgtgaagaagttcttcactgCTTCTTCCAGAACGGGAGCTAAGAAGG cGGCTCAAGAGAAAATCGTTAAGCAAGGACAGCTTGGGAGGGAGCGCAATGCTGATAACATTCTCAGGGATTTGAAGGAGATTTTTACTCCCTCCTGGGAACTGGCTTCCCCTACTGAAG AGATCCAAGAAGCCAAGGCTCCCAGCCCTTCTATAAACAGGCAGGCTAGCATCGAGACAGATCGAGTGTCCAAGGAGTTCATAGAATTTCTCAAGACATATCATAAATCTGGACAAGATATCTATAAGCAATGTAAACTCTTTTTGGACACGATGAATCATAAAAGG GACTTAAGTATTGAGGAGCAGTCAGAGTGTGCCCAGGACTTCTACCAAAACGTAGCAGAGAAGCTACAGACACGTTGGAAAG TGTCCCCTGAAAAAGTTGAGAAGGCAATGGATCAGATTGAAAAATATATCATGACTCGACAGTATAAATATGTCTTTTGCCCTGAAACAACTGATGATGAGAAGAAAGATCTTGCTGTCCAGAAGAGAATCAG GGCTTTGCATTGGGTAACTCCACAAATGCTGTGTGTTCCTGTCAATGAGGAAATCCCTGAAGTCTCAGATATGGTTGTAAAAGCAATTACAG ATATTATCGAAATGGATTCAAAGCGTGTCCCTCGTGATAAGCTAGCATGCATCACCAAGTGCAGCAAGCATATATTTAATGCtattaaaatcacaaaaaatgAACCAGCTTCTGCTGACGACTTTCTTCCAACACTTATATACATTGTTTTGAAGGGAAACCCACCCCGCCTGCAGTCTAACATCCAGTATATAACACGCTTCTGTAATCCGAGCAGGTTAATGACGGGGGAAGATGGCTACTATTTCACCAATCTG TGCTGTGCTGTGGCCTTCATTGAAAAACTGGACGCCCAGTCGTTAAATCTAAGCCAAGAAGATTTTGATCGCTTTATGACTGGTCAAACATCCCCAAAGAAGCAAGAATCTGAGAATTTTTCACCTGACGTTTGCCTGGGTGTAAAGCAAATGTATAAAAACTTAGACCTCCTATCTCAGTTGAATGAGAGACAGGAAAGAATCGTCAATGAAGCCAAGAAGCTTGAGAAAGACCTAATAGATTGGACTGATGGAATTACAAAGGAAGTCCAAGATATTGTTGAGAAATATCCATTAGAAATAAAGCCAAAAAATCAAGCCTTAGCAGCTATTGACTCTGAAAATGTGGAGAATGACAAGCTGCCCCCTCCACTGCAGCCTCAGGTCTATGCAGGATAA
- the RABGEF1 gene encoding rab5 GDP/GTP exchange factor isoform X4, with product MNLKSERRGIHVDQSELLCKKGCGYYGNPAWQGFCSKCWREEYHKARQKQIQEDWELAERLQREEEEAYASSQSTQGAQSLTFSKFEEKKTNEKTRKVTTVKKFFTASSRTGAKKEIQEAKAPSPSINRQASIETDRVSKEFIEFLKTYHKSGQDIYKQCKLFLDTMNHKRDLSIEEQSECAQDFYQNVAEKLQTRWKVSPEKVEKAMDQIEKYIMTRQYKYVFCPETTDDEKKDLAVQKRIRALHWVTPQMLCVPVNEEIPEVSDMVVKAITDIIEMDSKRVPRDKLACITKCSKHIFNAIKITKNEPASADDFLPTLIYIVLKGNPPRLQSNIQYITRFCNPSRLMTGEDGYYFTNLCCAVAFIEKLDAQSLNLSQEDFDRFMTGQTSPKKQESENFSPDVCLGVKQMYKNLDLLSQLNERQERIVNEAKKLEKDLIDWTDGITKEVQDIVEKYPLEIKPKNQALAAIDSENVENDKLPPPLQPQVYAG from the exons atgaaccTGAAATCTGAACGCAGAGGAATCCACGTTGATCAGTCGGAGCTACTGTGCAAGAAGGGATGTGGTTACTATGGCAATCCTGCTTGGCAAGGATTTTGCTCCAAGTGCTGGAGAGAGGAATACCATAAGGCCAGGCAGAAACAGATCCAGGAGGATTGGGAGTTGGCAGAGCG GCTCCAACGTGAGGAGGAAGAAGCGTATGCCAGCAGCCAGAGCACCCAAGGGGCACAGTCACTGACCTTTTCAaagtttgaagaaaagaaaaccaatgagaaaacacGGAAGGTCACTActgtgaagaagttcttcactgCTTCTTCCAGAACGGGAGCTAAGAAGG AGATCCAAGAAGCCAAGGCTCCCAGCCCTTCTATAAACAGGCAGGCTAGCATCGAGACAGATCGAGTGTCCAAGGAGTTCATAGAATTTCTCAAGACATATCATAAATCTGGACAAGATATCTATAAGCAATGTAAACTCTTTTTGGACACGATGAATCATAAAAGG GACTTAAGTATTGAGGAGCAGTCAGAGTGTGCCCAGGACTTCTACCAAAACGTAGCAGAGAAGCTACAGACACGTTGGAAAG TGTCCCCTGAAAAAGTTGAGAAGGCAATGGATCAGATTGAAAAATATATCATGACTCGACAGTATAAATATGTCTTTTGCCCTGAAACAACTGATGATGAGAAGAAAGATCTTGCTGTCCAGAAGAGAATCAG GGCTTTGCATTGGGTAACTCCACAAATGCTGTGTGTTCCTGTCAATGAGGAAATCCCTGAAGTCTCAGATATGGTTGTAAAAGCAATTACAG ATATTATCGAAATGGATTCAAAGCGTGTCCCTCGTGATAAGCTAGCATGCATCACCAAGTGCAGCAAGCATATATTTAATGCtattaaaatcacaaaaaatgAACCAGCTTCTGCTGACGACTTTCTTCCAACACTTATATACATTGTTTTGAAGGGAAACCCACCCCGCCTGCAGTCTAACATCCAGTATATAACACGCTTCTGTAATCCGAGCAGGTTAATGACGGGGGAAGATGGCTACTATTTCACCAATCTG TGCTGTGCTGTGGCCTTCATTGAAAAACTGGACGCCCAGTCGTTAAATCTAAGCCAAGAAGATTTTGATCGCTTTATGACTGGTCAAACATCCCCAAAGAAGCAAGAATCTGAGAATTTTTCACCTGACGTTTGCCTGGGTGTAAAGCAAATGTATAAAAACTTAGACCTCCTATCTCAGTTGAATGAGAGACAGGAAAGAATCGTCAATGAAGCCAAGAAGCTTGAGAAAGACCTAATAGATTGGACTGATGGAATTACAAAGGAAGTCCAAGATATTGTTGAGAAATATCCATTAGAAATAAAGCCAAAAAATCAAGCCTTAGCAGCTATTGACTCTGAAAATGTGGAGAATGACAAGCTGCCCCCTCCACTGCAGCCTCAGGTCTATGCAGGATAA
- the RABGEF1 gene encoding rab5 GDP/GTP exchange factor isoform X2, with translation MNLKSERRGIHVDQSELLCKKGCGYYGNPAWQGFCSKCWREEYHKARQKQIQEDWELAERLQREEEEAYASSQSTQGAQSLTFSKFEEKKTNEKTRKVTTVKKFFTASSRTGAKKAAQEKIVKQGQLGRERNADNILRDLKEIFTPSWELASPTEVLAGKLKEIQEAKAPSPSINRQASIETDRVSKEFIEFLKTYHKSGQDIYKQCKLFLDTMNHKRDLSIEEQSECAQDFYQNVAEKLQTRWKVSPEKVEKAMDQIEKYIMTRQYKYVFCPETTDDEKKDLAVQKRIRALHWVTPQMLCVPVNEEIPEVSDMVVKAITDIIEMDSKRVPRDKLACITKCSKHIFNAIKITKNEPASADDFLPTLIYIVLKGNPPRLQSNIQYITRFCNPSRLMTGEDGYYFTNLCCAVAFIEKLDAQSLNLSQEDFDRFMTGQTSPKKQESENFSPDVCLGVKQMYKNLDLLSQLNERQERIVNEAKKLEKDLIDWTDGITKEVQDIVEKYPLEIKPKNQALAAIDSENVENDKLPPPLQPQVYAG, from the exons atgaaccTGAAATCTGAACGCAGAGGAATCCACGTTGATCAGTCGGAGCTACTGTGCAAGAAGGGATGTGGTTACTATGGCAATCCTGCTTGGCAAGGATTTTGCTCCAAGTGCTGGAGAGAGGAATACCATAAGGCCAGGCAGAAACAGATCCAGGAGGATTGGGAGTTGGCAGAGCG GCTCCAACGTGAGGAGGAAGAAGCGTATGCCAGCAGCCAGAGCACCCAAGGGGCACAGTCACTGACCTTTTCAaagtttgaagaaaagaaaaccaatgagaaaacacGGAAGGTCACTActgtgaagaagttcttcactgCTTCTTCCAGAACGGGAGCTAAGAAGG cGGCTCAAGAGAAAATCGTTAAGCAAGGACAGCTTGGGAGGGAGCGCAATGCTGATAACATTCTCAGGGATTTGAAGGAGATTTTTACTCCCTCCTGGGAACTGGCTTCCCCTACTGAAG TGTTGGCTGGCAAGTTGAAAG AGATCCAAGAAGCCAAGGCTCCCAGCCCTTCTATAAACAGGCAGGCTAGCATCGAGACAGATCGAGTGTCCAAGGAGTTCATAGAATTTCTCAAGACATATCATAAATCTGGACAAGATATCTATAAGCAATGTAAACTCTTTTTGGACACGATGAATCATAAAAGG GACTTAAGTATTGAGGAGCAGTCAGAGTGTGCCCAGGACTTCTACCAAAACGTAGCAGAGAAGCTACAGACACGTTGGAAAG TGTCCCCTGAAAAAGTTGAGAAGGCAATGGATCAGATTGAAAAATATATCATGACTCGACAGTATAAATATGTCTTTTGCCCTGAAACAACTGATGATGAGAAGAAAGATCTTGCTGTCCAGAAGAGAATCAG GGCTTTGCATTGGGTAACTCCACAAATGCTGTGTGTTCCTGTCAATGAGGAAATCCCTGAAGTCTCAGATATGGTTGTAAAAGCAATTACAG ATATTATCGAAATGGATTCAAAGCGTGTCCCTCGTGATAAGCTAGCATGCATCACCAAGTGCAGCAAGCATATATTTAATGCtattaaaatcacaaaaaatgAACCAGCTTCTGCTGACGACTTTCTTCCAACACTTATATACATTGTTTTGAAGGGAAACCCACCCCGCCTGCAGTCTAACATCCAGTATATAACACGCTTCTGTAATCCGAGCAGGTTAATGACGGGGGAAGATGGCTACTATTTCACCAATCTG TGCTGTGCTGTGGCCTTCATTGAAAAACTGGACGCCCAGTCGTTAAATCTAAGCCAAGAAGATTTTGATCGCTTTATGACTGGTCAAACATCCCCAAAGAAGCAAGAATCTGAGAATTTTTCACCTGACGTTTGCCTGGGTGTAAAGCAAATGTATAAAAACTTAGACCTCCTATCTCAGTTGAATGAGAGACAGGAAAGAATCGTCAATGAAGCCAAGAAGCTTGAGAAAGACCTAATAGATTGGACTGATGGAATTACAAAGGAAGTCCAAGATATTGTTGAGAAATATCCATTAGAAATAAAGCCAAAAAATCAAGCCTTAGCAGCTATTGACTCTGAAAATGTGGAGAATGACAAGCTGCCCCCTCCACTGCAGCCTCAGGTCTATGCAGGATAA